GGCCTCACGTCGGGGACGACGTCGGGCGGGGTGGCCGGACGGGGCGGGGGCGGATGGCCTCAAGGGCCGAGAACCCTCCGAGCCTGCGAGGAGGATTCGCAGGTCCAGCCTCCGCCGCCGTCGCGGGAGGCGACCCCGGCCGACGTCGCGCACACCCCCGGGACGCGACGACGGCCCCGAGCGCAGTGCTCGGGGCCGTCGTTCAGGGTGCGGAGCCTCAGGCCTCGTCGGCCTCGGTGAGGTTGCGCGTGCGGTTCGGGTCGACCGGGATGCCCGGGCCCATCGTGGTGGAGACGGTCACCTTGCGGATGTAGCGGCCCTTGGAGCTGGCCGGCTTGAGCCGCAGCACCTCGTCGAGCGCGGCGGCGTAGTTCTCCGCGAGCTGGGTCTCGGTGAAGGAGGCCTTGCCGACGATGAAGTGCAGGTTGGCGTGACGGTCCACGCGGAACTCGATCTTGCCGCCCTTGATGTCGTTGACGGCCTTGGCGACGTCCATGGTGACGGTGCCGGTCTTGGGGTTCGGCATGAGGCCGCGGGGGCCGAGCACCTTGCCCAGACGGGCGAGCTTGCCCATCATGTCGGGGGTCGCGACCGCGGCGTCGAAGTCGAGCCAGCCGCCCTGGACCTTCTCGATCATGTCGTCGCCACCGACGAAGTCGGCGCCGGCCTCACGGGCGGCCTCGGCCTTGTCACCGTTGGCGAAGACGACCACGCGGGCGGTCTTGCCGGTGCCGTGGGGCAGGTTGACGGTGCCGCGGACCATCTGGTCGGCCTTGCGCGGGTCGACACCCAGGCGCATGGCGACGTCGACGGTCTCGTCGAACTTCTTCTTGCTCGCCGTCTTGGCCATCGTGATGGCGGTCAGCGGCGAGTAGAGCTGGTCGGTGTCGACGCCCTTGGCGGCCTCGCGGTAGGTCTTGCTGCGCTGCATGGTCTGGTTCCTCTCACCAGGTCGTGGTCAACGGCCGCAGAGCGGGCCTGCCACTGATCTCTCCCCGACGCAGGGTCGCGCCGGAGTCGTGCGGGTCGTGCGTGCCGGCCGGAGCCGGAGGGGTTCAGCGCCGGGGGTTCAGCCCTCGACGGTGACACCCATGGAGCGGGCGGTGCCCTCGACGATCTTCATCGCGGCGTCGATGTCGCGCGCGTTGAGGTCGGGCATCTTGCCCTCGGCGATCTCGCGCACCTGGTCCTTGGTCAGCTTGCCGACCTTCTCCTTGTGCGGGACGCCGGAGCCCTTGGACAGGCCGGCGGCCTTCTTGATGAGCTCGGCGGCCGGGGGCGTCTTGGTGACGAAGGTGAAGCTGCGGTCCTCGTAGATGGTGATCTCGACGGGGATGACCTGGCCGCGCTGCTGCTCGGTGGCGGCGTTGTAGGCCTTGCAGAACTCCATGATGTTGACGCCGTGGGGGCCGAGGGCCGTACCCACCGGGGGCGCGGGGGTGGCCGCGCCGGCGTTCAGCTGCACCTTGACGAGTGCGGCGATCTTCTTCTTCTTCGGAGGCATTGCTCTCTTCTCTCTCTCGTGGTCATCGCGGGGGTTGGGCCCCTGCCACTACCTACTGGGTGCTGGGTCGTGCTGGGTGGTGCGCGGTGGTGCTGGGTCGTGCGGGCCTGCTCAGACCTTCTGGATCTGGCTGAAGCTGAGCTCGACCGGGGTCTCACGACCGAAGATCTCGACGAGGGCCTTGACCCGCTGCGACTCTGCGTTGATCTCGGTGATCGTCGCGTGGAGCGTGGCGAACGGGCCGTCGACGACCATGACGGAGTCGGAGACGTCGAAGTCGGCGACCTCGACCTTCTTCTTCGTCGGGGTCTGGGCGGTGCCCCCGCCGCTGGCGGCGGCCTCGGACTGCTCCGCGGCGGCGACCACGGCGGGTGCGAGCATCTTCTCGACCTCGTCGAGGCTCAGCGGCACGGGCTGCTGGCTGTGGCCGACGAACCCGGTGACCGACGGGGTGTGTCGCACGGCGGCCCACGACTCGTCGGTGAGGTCCATGCGCACGAGGACGTAGCCGGGGAGGACGGTACGACGCACCAGCTTGCGCTGGCCGTTCTTGATCTCCGCGACCTCCTCGGTCGGGACGACCACCTCGTGGATGTAGTCCTCCATGTTGAGCGAGGTGATGCGGCTCTCCAGGTTGGTCTTCACCCGGTTCTCCATGCCGGAGTAGGTGTGGACCACGAACCAGTCGCCGAACTTGTTGCGCAGGGTCTCGCGGAACTCCTCCAGCGGGTCCACGACGACGTCCTCGACGTCCTCGTCGACCGCCACGGCGGCGTTGTCGTCGAGGTCGCCCTCGAACTCGGGGGTCGCGTCCGCCAGGTCGGCGGCGGTGGCGGCGAGGCCGCCCTCACCCTCGGCGGCGAGGTCGGCCGGGTCGTCGTCGGCCTCGTCGGCCTCGGTCGCGGGAGCGTCGGCGAGGATGTCCTCGGCGATCTCCTCGGCGGACACTCCGGCGGGGTCGGCCTCGGCCTCGGTGACGGCGTCGACCTCCTCGATCACGCCGTCCGCCGAGTCGTCAACGGACTCGGGCTGTTCGTCGTACGGCTGCGACACGGTTGTCAGTCACCTTCATTCGATCGGGATCGGGCGCGGGGCCCGTCGTTGGCGGCTCCGGACGGAGCGGCGTACGTCGTCAGCCTCTCGCCTAGGCGAAGAGGGCGAACATCAGCTTGCCGAAGCCCAGGTCGAGCAGGGAGACCAGCGTCATGACCACGACCACGAACACCAGCACGACCCAGAAGTAGGTCACGAGCTGCTGCCGCGTGGGCCACACGACCTTGCGGAGCTCGGCCACGACCTGGCGCAGGAAGAGCGAGAGACGGGTGATCGGGTTGCCGCGACGTTCCTGCTGTGACACGGACTGGTCCGTCACCGCTGATCACACCCTCTCGTTCTGTCTGTCGGTCCTGTGGGTCCTGCTGGTCACGCTGGATCTGCAGGGCACGAGGGACTTGAACCCCCAACCTTCGGTTTTGGAGACCGATGCTCTG
This DNA window, taken from Nocardioides sp. HDW12B, encodes the following:
- the rplA gene encoding 50S ribosomal protein L1, whose protein sequence is MQRSKTYREAAKGVDTDQLYSPLTAITMAKTASKKKFDETVDVAMRLGVDPRKADQMVRGTVNLPHGTGKTARVVVFANGDKAEAAREAGADFVGGDDMIEKVQGGWLDFDAAVATPDMMGKLARLGKVLGPRGLMPNPKTGTVTMDVAKAVNDIKGGKIEFRVDRHANLHFIVGKASFTETQLAENYAAALDEVLRLKPASSKGRYIRKVTVSTTMGPGIPVDPNRTRNLTEADEA
- the rplK gene encoding 50S ribosomal protein L11, producing the protein MPPKKKKIAALVKVQLNAGAATPAPPVGTALGPHGVNIMEFCKAYNAATEQQRGQVIPVEITIYEDRSFTFVTKTPPAAELIKKAAGLSKGSGVPHKEKVGKLTKDQVREIAEGKMPDLNARDIDAAMKIVEGTARSMGVTVEG
- the nusG gene encoding transcription termination/antitermination protein NusG, which translates into the protein MSQPYDEQPESVDDSADGVIEEVDAVTEAEADPAGVSAEEIAEDILADAPATEADEADDDPADLAAEGEGGLAATAADLADATPEFEGDLDDNAAVAVDEDVEDVVVDPLEEFRETLRNKFGDWFVVHTYSGMENRVKTNLESRITSLNMEDYIHEVVVPTEEVAEIKNGQRKLVRRTVLPGYVLVRMDLTDESWAAVRHTPSVTGFVGHSQQPVPLSLDEVEKMLAPAVVAAAEQSEAAASGGGTAQTPTKKKVEVADFDVSDSVMVVDGPFATLHATITEINAESQRVKALVEIFGRETPVELSFSQIQKV
- the secE gene encoding preprotein translocase subunit SecE, whose amino-acid sequence is MSQQERRGNPITRLSLFLRQVVAELRKVVWPTRQQLVTYFWVVLVFVVVVMTLVSLLDLGFGKLMFALFA